ATCCAACGGTGGCACAAATGTGGCTGAGGTCCATTGAGTCAGTATTTGTGTTGACCAACTGCCCTGAGGCCCATAGGGTAGAGTGTGCTACGTTTATGCTACGTGATGATGCAGAATTGTGGTGGCAGGCCACCCGTGACCTTATTAGTCCAAAGGGTGGTGCAATCTCGTGGGTGGAGTTCAAGGATGCCTTCTCTGAAGAATATTACCCAGCGGATGTCCAGTTGCGAAAGCAGCAGGAGTTTACCCAATTGAGTCAGAGGGGGCGTACTGTTACTACCTATGCCAGGGAATTTTCTAAGCTAAAGCGTTTTGCCCCAGAATTAGTGAACACAGACTACAAGACAGCCCGACGATTTGTACTGGGGTTAGATACGAAGATTCGTAACACGGTTGAGGCGATTGCGCCTACCACTTACACTGCTGCCCTGAGAGCAGCTAAGGCTATGGAAGGACCTGATAGTTCGCGTGAACCCCCTTCATCACCAGTGGGACAGAAGCGACGCCGCGACCAGGCTG
This window of the Cucurbita pepo subsp. pepo cultivar mu-cu-16 unplaced genomic scaffold, ASM280686v2 Cp4.1_scaffold001251, whole genome shotgun sequence genome carries:
- the LOC111786265 gene encoding uncharacterized protein LOC111786265, yielding MEARYLRDFKRGDPRTFKGASEDPTVAQMWLRSIESVFVLTNCPEAHRVECATFMLRDDAELWWQATRDLISPKGGAISWVEFKDAFSEEYYPADVQLRKQQEFTQLSQRGRTVTTYAREFSKLKRFAPELVNTDYKTARRFVLGLDTKIRNTVEAIAPTTYTAALRAAKAMEGPDSSREPPSSP